A portion of the Enterobacter sp. SA187 genome contains these proteins:
- the sufC gene encoding Fe-S cluster assembly ATPase SufC, which translates to MLSIKDLQVAVEEKEILRGLNLEVRPGEVHAIMGPNGSGKSTLSATLAGREDYEVTGGSVQFHGKDLLELSPEERAGEGIFMAFQYPVEIPGVSNQFFLQTALNAVRKYRGLDELDRFDFQDLMEEKIKLLKMPEDLLTRSVNVGFSGGEKKRNDILQMAVLEPELCILDETDSGLDIDALKIVAEGVNSLRDEKRAFIIVTHYQRILDYIKPDFVHVLYQGRIVKSGDFTLVKQLEEQGYGWLTEQQ; encoded by the coding sequence ATGTTAAGCATTAAAGATTTGCAGGTTGCCGTTGAAGAGAAAGAGATCCTGCGCGGTCTGAACCTGGAAGTGCGTCCTGGTGAAGTGCACGCCATTATGGGGCCAAACGGCTCCGGGAAAAGTACGCTCTCAGCAACCCTTGCCGGGCGCGAAGATTATGAAGTGACCGGTGGTTCAGTGCAGTTCCACGGCAAAGATCTGCTGGAGCTGTCGCCGGAAGAGCGCGCGGGCGAAGGCATCTTTATGGCGTTCCAGTATCCGGTGGAAATCCCCGGCGTCAGCAACCAGTTCTTCCTGCAAACCGCGCTCAACGCCGTGCGCAAATATCGCGGGCTGGATGAGTTAGATCGTTTTGACTTCCAGGATCTGATGGAAGAGAAAATCAAGCTACTGAAAATGCCCGAAGATCTGCTGACGCGCTCAGTTAACGTCGGTTTCTCCGGCGGCGAGAAAAAGCGTAACGACATTCTGCAAATGGCGGTGCTGGAGCCGGAACTGTGCATTCTCGATGAAACGGACTCCGGCCTGGATATCGATGCGCTGAAAATCGTTGCCGAAGGGGTGAACTCCCTGCGCGACGAAAAGCGCGCCTTTATCATCGTCACGCACTACCAGCGCATTCTGGATTACATCAAGCCCGACTTTGTGCACGTGCTGTACCAGGGCCGCATTGTGAAATCCGGTGATTTTACGCTGGTGAAACAACTGGAGGAGCAGGGCTATGGCTGGCTTACCGAACAGCAGTAA